In Zhaonella formicivorans, one DNA window encodes the following:
- a CDS encoding MFS transporter translates to MFNIILLGLVSLFTDISSEMVYPLLPLYLTNRLGAGPAVLGVIEGIAESLASLLKVGAGYITDKTKKPKMFTIFGYASSSLSRIVLYLSTSWLWVLGARIIDRFGKGIRTAPRDVLILENAGEKGRGTAFGLHRALDTLGAVIGITLAYFLLTGYNGDYLKVFIISLIPAFLGVVCLFFVREKKEARFRSNHLSLKWSALDKRLKIFLLITFIFALGNSSNQFLLLKAQGVGFTADKVILLYLVYNLVYALTSFPAGKLSDKIGRKSFLVGGYIFYGLVYLGFAMVKSSSAVWLLFGIYGLYTGLTEGVEKALIGDIASLELRGTAIGLHAALVGLGLLPASFLAGWLWSGWGSSAPFYFGSFTGFCAALALLISPIYPEARSR, encoded by the coding sequence GGGTTGGTTAGTCTGTTTACCGACATTAGCAGCGAGATGGTTTATCCTTTGCTGCCTTTATACCTTACCAACCGCTTAGGTGCCGGACCTGCCGTACTGGGGGTAATTGAAGGAATAGCCGAGAGTTTGGCCAGCTTATTAAAGGTAGGGGCAGGTTATATCACTGACAAGACAAAAAAACCCAAAATGTTTACGATTTTTGGCTACGCTTCTTCCTCGCTCAGCAGAATAGTGCTGTACCTATCTACATCTTGGTTGTGGGTGCTGGGGGCCAGGATAATCGACCGCTTTGGAAAAGGGATCAGAACGGCGCCCCGGGATGTTTTAATTTTAGAAAACGCAGGGGAAAAAGGTCGTGGGACTGCTTTTGGTTTACACCGCGCGTTAGATACTTTAGGTGCAGTAATAGGAATCACTTTAGCTTATTTTTTATTGACCGGCTACAATGGAGATTACCTTAAGGTATTCATTATATCCTTAATTCCTGCTTTTTTAGGAGTTGTGTGCCTGTTTTTTGTACGGGAAAAGAAAGAAGCACGGTTCAGGTCCAATCATTTGTCGTTAAAGTGGTCAGCGCTGGATAAGCGTCTAAAAATATTTCTGCTTATCACATTTATTTTCGCTTTGGGAAACTCCTCCAACCAGTTTTTGCTCTTAAAAGCCCAAGGAGTGGGTTTCACCGCCGACAAAGTTATCTTATTATATCTTGTTTATAACCTGGTGTATGCCTTAACTTCCTTTCCAGCGGGAAAACTTTCAGATAAAATCGGCCGAAAATCTTTTTTAGTGGGCGGATATATTTTCTATGGTTTGGTGTACCTGGGATTTGCCATGGTAAAAAGCAGCAGCGCAGTTTGGCTGCTCTTTGGAATTTACGGACTATATACAGGGCTGACGGAAGGAGTAGAAAAAGCTTTAATTGGAGATATAGCTTCTCTGGAGCTTAGGGGGACGGCAATTGGGCTTCATGCGGCTTTAGTAGGACTAGGCCTTCTGCCGGCCTCCTTCTTGGCCGGTTGGCTGTGGTCTGGATGGGGAAGCTCTGCGCCTTTTTATTTTGGCTCCTTTACAGGTTTTTGCGCGGCCCTGGCCTTACTGATTTCACCCATTTACCCAGAAGCCAGGTCGCGGTAA